The Bacteroidota bacterium nucleotide sequence TGATTGATGGCACCTTTCGGCAAATTTTGGAAGAGACGGGCATGAGCTTCGACCTGGAAGTGGAGATGATTCGTGAAGCGCACAAACTGGACATGCTTACATGTCCGTATGTATTTGATGTGTCGCAGGTCGAAAAAATGATTGATGCTGGCGCCGACCTGCTGGTCACGCACATGAATACAACCGTCAAAGGATCTATCGGTGTGTCAACAACAGCGCCGTCGCTCGACCGCGCAGCTGAACTGATTCAGGAAATGCACGATCGGGCAAAGCAGTTGCGGCCTGATATTATCGTACTGTGCCACGGTGGTCCGTTGGCGGAGCCGGAAGATGTGCAGTACGTCCTGGACCGCACCGAAGGCATCGACGGCTTCTTTGGTGCATCGAGTATCGAGCGGCTCGCTGCAGAGCCGGCCATTGAGGCCCAGGCGCGGCGGT carries:
- a CDS encoding phosphoenolpyruvate hydrolase family protein, encoding MPFIPYQESLRRLKAEIKAGRPIIGAGAGTGISAKFAERGGVDLIIIYNSGRYRMAGRGSAAGILAYGDANAIVEDMAGEVLPVVQDTMVLAGVNGTDPFRMMPVFLRKLKDMGFDGVQNFPTVGVIDGTFRQILEETGMSFDLEVEMIREAHKLDMLTCPYVFDVSQVEKMIDAGADLLVTHMNTTVKGSIGVSTTAPSLDRAAELIQEMHDRAKQLRPDIIVLCHGGPLAEPEDVQYVLDRTEGIDGFFGASSIERLAAEPAIEAQARRFKDLRLGG